In Arthrobacter sp. B3I4, the following proteins share a genomic window:
- a CDS encoding ABC-F family ATP-binding cassette domain-containing protein, whose translation MTATLVAKDLSGGHDHRTLFSGLSLTVAPGDVVGVVGANGAGKSTLLRLLAGVDRPQEGTVSLTPADAFVGWLPQEHERIDGETVAGYIARRTGCAQATADMESTAEALGTGAPGSDDAYSLAFDRWMASGAADLEERIPPVLADLGLEVGPDAAMTGLSGGQAARVALAALLLSRFDLVLLDEPTNDLDLNGLAKLEAFVHGLRGGAVLVSHDREFLARCVTTVVELDLAQNAVAVYDGGYEAYLEERAVARRHARERYEEFANTKADLVSRARTQREWSSQGVRNAMKKSPDNDKIRRAANTESSEKQGQKVRQMESRIARLEEVEEPRKEWQLQFSIGAAPRSSAVVATLRDAVVHQGDFTLGPVNLQLNAGERIGITGPNGAGKSTLLRLLLGVQQPDSGNASRGASVAVGEIDQARGLLAGHLKLADGVEAVLTDLTPAEVRTLLAKFGLKADHTGRPVDSLSPGERTRVALALLQARGVNLLVLDEPTNHLDLPAIEQLEEALDSYEGALLLVTHDRRLLENVRLDVRWNVVDGVVTELLGANNAPKGTNK comes from the coding sequence ATGACTGCAACCCTTGTTGCCAAGGACCTTTCCGGTGGTCACGACCACCGCACCCTCTTCTCCGGACTGTCCCTCACCGTCGCACCCGGCGATGTCGTCGGCGTCGTCGGCGCCAACGGCGCCGGCAAGTCCACGCTGCTGCGGCTGCTCGCCGGCGTCGACCGGCCGCAGGAGGGCACCGTAAGCCTGACCCCCGCGGATGCCTTCGTCGGCTGGCTGCCCCAGGAGCACGAAAGGATTGACGGCGAGACGGTGGCCGGCTATATCGCTCGGCGCACCGGCTGTGCCCAGGCGACGGCGGACATGGAGTCCACCGCAGAGGCCCTAGGAACCGGCGCCCCCGGCTCTGACGACGCGTACTCCCTTGCCTTTGACCGCTGGATGGCCTCCGGCGCCGCGGATCTGGAAGAGCGGATTCCGCCGGTGCTGGCGGACCTTGGCCTCGAGGTCGGCCCGGACGCGGCGATGACCGGACTCTCCGGCGGCCAGGCCGCCCGCGTGGCGCTCGCGGCTCTGCTGCTGAGCCGTTTTGACCTCGTCTTGCTGGACGAACCGACCAACGACCTCGACCTCAACGGGCTGGCCAAGCTGGAGGCCTTCGTGCACGGCTTGCGCGGCGGCGCCGTGCTGGTCTCGCACGACCGCGAGTTCCTGGCGCGCTGCGTCACGACCGTCGTGGAGCTGGACCTCGCCCAGAACGCCGTCGCGGTTTACGACGGCGGCTACGAGGCCTATCTGGAAGAACGCGCGGTGGCCCGCCGGCACGCCCGTGAACGCTATGAGGAGTTCGCCAACACCAAGGCGGATCTGGTTTCCCGGGCGCGCACGCAGCGCGAATGGAGCTCCCAGGGCGTCCGTAACGCCATGAAGAAAAGCCCGGACAATGACAAGATCCGCCGCGCCGCCAACACCGAATCCTCTGAGAAGCAGGGCCAGAAGGTCCGGCAGATGGAATCGCGGATCGCGCGGCTCGAGGAAGTCGAGGAACCGCGCAAGGAGTGGCAGCTGCAGTTCAGCATCGGTGCGGCGCCCCGCTCCAGCGCTGTTGTCGCGACGTTGCGGGACGCCGTCGTGCACCAGGGGGACTTCACGCTCGGGCCGGTGAACCTGCAGCTCAATGCCGGCGAGCGGATCGGTATCACCGGACCCAACGGGGCGGGCAAGTCGACCCTGCTGCGCCTGCTGCTGGGGGTCCAGCAGCCGGATTCCGGGAACGCCTCAAGGGGCGCCTCGGTGGCGGTCGGGGAGATCGATCAGGCACGTGGCCTGCTGGCAGGGCACCTGAAACTCGCCGACGGCGTCGAAGCCGTCCTAACCGACCTGACTCCGGCGGAAGTCCGCACCCTGCTGGCCAAATTCGGTCTCAAAGCCGACCACACCGGCCGGCCGGTCGATTCACTCTCACCCGGCGAACGGACCCGGGTGGCGCTGGCGCTGCTGCAGGCCCGGGGCGTGAACCTGCTGGTCCTCGACGAGCCCACCAACCACCTGGACCTGCCGGCCATCGAGCAGCTCGAGGAGGCCCTGGACAGCTACGAGGGCGCCCTGCTGCTGGTCACCCACGACCGCCGTTTGCTGGAGAACGTGCGTCTCGACGTGCGCTGGAACGTCGTCGACGGCGTCGTCACCGAACTGCTGGGCGCCAATAACGCCCCGAAAGGCACCAACAAATGA
- a CDS encoding ABC transporter ATP-binding protein, with translation MSMDRVAWSSLYNITRASNGSKPFSKELLKRVFGFARPHRSRLIAFVLLSIVMAVLAVATPVLAGQVVDAIIAKADAGTVIWLAVLIAIVAVAEAGLGLVTRWLSSTIGEDVILDLRTKVFDHVQKMPIAFFTRTRTGALVSRLNNDVIGAQSAFAGTLSGVVSNVVALVLTLVVMLNKSWLVTVLAMILLPIFLIPARRMGSRLAELRREAAEHNATMGTQMTERFSAPGATLVKLFGRPDEESREFALRAGRVRDIGVRTAMLQFTFVTALTLVSALALALVYGLGGWLALAGQLAAGDVVVLALLLTRLYAPLTALSNARVEIMSALVSFERVFEILDLTPLIQQKPDAVESPRGPLSVEFDNVRFSYPAADKVSLASLEDVSTLDTRGGEEVLHGISFRVEPGQTVALVGSSGAGKSTIAQLLSRLYDVDSGAVRFGGLEPGTGVDVRDLTFDSMRQTLGMVTQDGHLFHESIASNLRLARPGASEELMWDVLRQARLEDMIRSLPDGLDTVVGERGYRLSGGERQRLTIARLLIAQPRVVILDEATAALDSTNEAAVQEALGAALEGRTAVVIAHRLSTVRAADAILVVEGGVIVERGTHNELLAADGRYAELYRTQFAEATAVAAEALPEL, from the coding sequence ATGAGCATGGACCGGGTTGCCTGGAGCTCCCTCTACAACATCACCCGCGCCTCCAACGGCTCCAAGCCGTTCTCCAAGGAGCTTCTCAAGCGCGTGTTCGGCTTCGCCCGGCCGCACCGGAGCCGGCTGATCGCCTTCGTGCTGCTCTCCATCGTCATGGCCGTCCTGGCGGTCGCAACGCCGGTGCTCGCCGGCCAGGTGGTGGACGCGATCATCGCGAAAGCCGACGCCGGGACCGTCATCTGGCTCGCCGTGCTGATCGCGATCGTGGCAGTGGCCGAAGCGGGGCTGGGACTGGTGACGCGCTGGCTGTCCTCCACCATCGGTGAAGACGTGATCCTGGACCTGCGCACCAAGGTGTTCGACCATGTGCAGAAAATGCCGATCGCATTCTTCACCCGGACCCGCACGGGCGCCCTGGTCAGCCGGCTGAACAACGACGTGATCGGGGCGCAGTCCGCGTTCGCCGGCACCCTCTCCGGGGTGGTCAGCAACGTGGTGGCACTGGTGCTCACGCTCGTGGTCATGCTGAACAAGTCCTGGCTGGTGACCGTGCTGGCCATGATCCTGCTGCCGATCTTTCTCATCCCTGCCCGCCGGATGGGATCCCGGTTGGCAGAGCTGCGCCGCGAGGCCGCCGAGCACAACGCCACCATGGGAACCCAGATGACCGAGCGGTTCTCCGCCCCCGGCGCCACCCTCGTCAAACTCTTCGGGCGCCCGGACGAAGAGTCCCGCGAGTTTGCCCTGCGCGCCGGCCGGGTGCGGGACATCGGCGTCCGCACCGCCATGCTGCAGTTCACCTTCGTCACGGCTCTGACTCTGGTGTCCGCGCTGGCCCTTGCACTGGTTTACGGCCTGGGCGGCTGGCTGGCCCTGGCGGGACAGCTCGCCGCGGGCGACGTCGTCGTGCTGGCCCTGCTGCTCACCCGGCTCTACGCCCCGCTCACTGCGCTCTCCAACGCGCGGGTGGAAATCATGAGCGCCCTGGTCAGCTTCGAGCGCGTCTTCGAGATCCTGGACCTCACGCCGCTGATCCAGCAAAAACCCGACGCAGTCGAGTCGCCGCGCGGGCCGCTTTCGGTGGAGTTCGACAACGTCCGGTTCTCCTACCCGGCGGCGGACAAGGTCTCCCTCGCCTCCCTCGAGGACGTCTCCACCCTGGACACCCGCGGCGGTGAGGAAGTGCTGCACGGCATCAGCTTCCGGGTGGAACCGGGCCAGACGGTGGCCCTCGTCGGGTCCTCCGGCGCGGGCAAGTCGACAATCGCCCAGTTGCTTTCGCGGCTGTACGACGTCGATTCCGGTGCCGTCCGCTTCGGCGGCCTGGAGCCCGGCACGGGCGTGGACGTCCGGGACCTCACCTTCGATTCGATGCGGCAGACCCTGGGCATGGTCACCCAGGACGGCCACCTCTTCCACGAAAGCATCGCCTCCAACCTGCGCCTGGCGCGCCCGGGCGCGAGCGAGGAGCTGATGTGGGACGTGCTGCGGCAGGCACGGCTTGAGGACATGATCCGGTCCTTGCCGGACGGGCTGGACACCGTGGTGGGGGAGCGCGGCTACCGGCTCTCGGGCGGGGAACGCCAGCGGCTCACCATCGCCCGCCTGCTCATTGCGCAGCCCCGCGTCGTGATCCTCGACGAGGCCACGGCCGCACTTGATTCGACCAATGAGGCCGCCGTGCAGGAGGCGCTGGGCGCGGCGCTGGAAGGCCGTACCGCCGTCGTGATCGCGCACCGTCTCTCCACCGTCCGCGCTGCCGACGCGATCCTGGTGGTTGAGGGAGGCGTGATCGTGGAGCGCGGCACGCACAACGAGCTGCTCGCCGCAGACGGCCGCTATGCCGAGCTGTACCGCACCCAGTTCGCCGAGGCAACAGCGGTGGCGGCCGAGGCACTGCCGGAGCTCTAG